The proteins below are encoded in one region of Chloroherpetonaceae bacterium:
- the sucC gene encoding ADP-forming succinate--CoA ligase subunit beta has translation MNIHEHQAKDILRRYNVPVPKGMVAFTAEEARAAAAQLLAEQGGGVVVVKAQIHAGGRGKAGGVKVVRSAEEAFEIAQKMLGMKLVTHQTGPAGKEVRRLLIEQGVNIARELYLGITLDRAVSKNVLMVSTEGGMEIEAVAEQSPEKIFKQHLHPMLGIQPYQAREAALFLGLEGEQFKNAVQFILALCHAYQQIDASLAEINPLVVTKEGAVLALDAKINLDDNALFRHKEFLELRDITEEDPLEVEASASNLNYVKLDGNVGCMVNGAGLAMATMDIIQLAGGKPANFLDVGGTASAKTVEAGFKIILSDPNVRAILVNIFGGIVRCDRVAAGIIEAAKNLSIKYPVVVRLEGTNAELAKAMLNESGLNLIPADGFKNAAEKVRAALQSVS, from the coding sequence ATGAATATTCACGAGCATCAAGCCAAAGACATTTTGCGGCGCTACAATGTGCCAGTCCCCAAAGGCATGGTTGCCTTTACTGCAGAGGAAGCCAGAGCTGCTGCTGCACAGCTTTTGGCAGAGCAGGGTGGAGGGGTCGTGGTGGTTAAAGCGCAGATTCACGCAGGTGGGCGTGGCAAAGCAGGCGGCGTGAAAGTAGTGCGCAGCGCCGAAGAGGCATTTGAGATAGCGCAAAAAATGCTGGGAATGAAGCTCGTTACGCATCAAACGGGCCCAGCTGGCAAAGAGGTGCGTCGGCTGCTCATTGAACAAGGAGTCAACATCGCACGCGAACTTTATCTCGGCATCACGCTCGATCGCGCCGTGTCGAAAAATGTGTTGATGGTCTCTACCGAAGGGGGAATGGAAATCGAAGCGGTGGCGGAGCAGTCGCCTGAAAAAATCTTCAAGCAACATCTTCACCCGATGTTGGGTATCCAGCCCTATCAAGCCCGTGAAGCAGCTTTGTTCTTAGGCTTAGAGGGGGAGCAATTCAAAAACGCAGTGCAGTTCATTCTGGCACTGTGCCATGCTTACCAGCAAATTGATGCGTCGCTAGCAGAAATTAACCCGCTGGTTGTAACCAAAGAAGGTGCAGTGTTGGCGCTCGATGCCAAAATCAATTTGGACGACAATGCCCTTTTCCGCCACAAGGAATTTCTCGAGCTACGCGACATCACCGAAGAAGACCCACTCGAAGTCGAAGCCTCTGCCTCAAACTTGAATTATGTCAAGCTGGACGGCAACGTAGGCTGTATGGTCAACGGGGCAGGACTGGCGATGGCAACAATGGATATTATTCAACTGGCAGGCGGCAAGCCAGCAAATTTCCTCGATGTAGGGGGCACAGCTAGCGCAAAAACTGTCGAAGCAGGCTTCAAAATTATTCTGTCAGACCCAAACGTGCGTGCAATTTTAGTTAACATCTTCGGCGGCATCGTACGCTGCGACCGCGTGGCCGCAGGCATTATTGAAGCAGCAAAAAATCTCTCCATCAAGTATCCAGTGGTGGTGCGCTTGGAAGGCACGAATGCAGAGCTGGCTAAGGCAATGCTGAACGAATCAGGCTTAAACTTGATTCCAGCTGATGGCTTTAAGAACGCAGCGGAAAAAGTGCGTGCTGCGTTGCAGTCAGTGAGCTAA
- a CDS encoding DUF3098 domain-containing protein — translation MSKTLTAAEKKRDKERKTGRTAGKKATLSLSMPLRKENYLYIAIGVAVIIFSYVLMAIDNSVDGFISLTLCPILLIAAYAWIVFAILYQQKSEAEETVEAPNTN, via the coding sequence ATGTCCAAGACACTGACCGCTGCCGAAAAAAAACGCGACAAAGAGAGAAAGACAGGTCGCACTGCAGGCAAAAAGGCAACGCTCTCGCTCTCAATGCCGCTGCGCAAAGAAAATTACCTCTACATTGCAATTGGCGTCGCTGTAATCATCTTCAGCTATGTGCTGATGGCGATTGACAATAGCGTCGATGGCTTCATTTCGCTCACGCTTTGCCCGATTCTGCTGATTGCAGCGTATGCGTGGATTGTCTTTGCGATTCTCTATCAGCAAAAGTCTGAGGCGGAAGAGACTGTTGAAGCGCCGAATACCAATTAA